ACATCCAGCGCCAGGGCGATATGCGCTTCGCCGATGGCAACTGGGCCGGCTGCGTCGGCCAGCGGCAGTGGATCGAAGCCTTCTCCATCACCCCGGTGGAAGGCCTCGCTCCCGAGGACATCGAGTACAAGGGCCTGACGGCCAACGGCTGGGAGACCCCCTGGATCTCCGGCGGCAACATGTGCGGCAGCCGCGGCCTCGGCACGCCGCTGATCGGCTTCTCGATCCGCCTGCGCGGTGCCGCCGCCGAGCGGTTCGACTGCCACTATGAGGGCGCGTTCGTCAGCGGCCACCGCTCCGCTCCCGGCCTGAACGGCACCCCCTGCCGGTCCGACGCCATCGGCGATCCCCTGGAAGGCATCCTGCTGCGCATCGTGGAGAAGCAGGCCGGTCTGCGGCCGGGCTTCCTCTGAACCCAGCCGGCTCCTGGGCGATGATTCAGTCCCTTTCCCAGACGACGGACAAGACGGCCCGGGGGGCATCGATGCGCAAGACGGTGCTCAATGTCGGCTGCGGGCCTCGTGGCACCAGCGCCATCGGCCCGCTCTTCCCGGCGGAGACCTGGCAGGAGGTCCGGCTCGACATCGACCCGGGGGTCGGGCCGGACGTCGTCGCATCGATGACGGACATGTCGCCCATCCCGGACGGGAGCATGGACGCCGTCTGGTCGTCGCACAACCTGGAGCACCTCCATGCGCACGAGGTGCCGGGGGCGCTGGGAGAGTTCCTGCGGGTCCTGCGCCCCGGCGGCATGCTGATGCTGTTCGTTCCCGACCTGCAGGCGATCGCCCAGATCGTGGCCGAGGATCGCCTGGACGATCCGCTCTACATGTCGAGCGTCGGGCCGGTCTCGCCGCTCGACATCATCTTCGGCTTCGGGGCGGCGATCGCCGCCGGAAACCACTTCATGGCGCACCGCACCGGCTTCACGCCCAAGGTCCTGGGGCGGGTCCTGCAGGAGGCAGGCTTCGAACCCGTCGCGATCTGGCGCCGGGCGATCGCTTATGAACTGCAGGTCAAGGCCTTTCGCCCTCCTGCCCCGGCGAGGGTGATGGAGGTCATCGGCCTCGGTCCGGACGCCGCCGGCTGAACCCGGCCGCGACGGCGAGGATGCCGGCCCGACCGTAACGGCCCTGTCCGGGGCGCTTCCTGCGGAATCGACGACACGCGATGAACTATCTCTTCGTTCACCAGAACTTTCCGGGGCAATATCAGCACATCGTCCAGCATCTGGCCGCGCAGCCGGGCAACCGGGTGGTGTTCATCTCGCAGGAAAATCCTGTCCAGATTCCCAACGTGGAACGGGTCGTCTACCAGCCCTTCCGCACGCCGCGACCGACCACCCACCATTACATCCAGGAACTGGAGCAGGCGGTCGTCTTCGGGCAAAGCGTCTTCGAGGCCTGTCGGAAGCTGAAGAACGATGGCTTCCGACCGGACATCATGATCGGGCACAACGGCTGGGGCGAGACCCTCTACATGAAGGACGTCTGGCCGGACGTGCCCCTGCTGGCCTATTTCGAGTTCTTCTACCACCTGCACGGCGCCGATATCGGCTTTGATCCGTCCCTGCCGGTAACGCCCAACGACGGGCCGCGGGTGCGCACCAAGAACGTCATCAACACGCTGGGCTTCGCGGCCGCCGACTGGGGGCAGGCGCCGACGCGATGGCAGTGGTCGCTCTATCCCGACTACATGCGCGCCCGCATCAGCGTCATCCATGAAGGTGTCGACACCGCCATCGTCCGGCCGGAGCCGGAGGCCTGGATCCGGTTGCCGAACGGCACGACCCTGACCCCGCGGGACGAGGTGATCACCTACGTCGCCCGCAATCTGGAGCCTTACCGCGGCTTCCACGTCTTCATGCGCGCCCTGCCCGGCATCCTGAAGCGCCGCCCCCGGGCGCAGGTGCTGATCGTCGGCGGTGACGAGGTCAGCTACGGCCAGCAGGCGCCGGACGGCCGGAGCTTCCGCGAGATCATGCTGGAGGAGGTCGGCCGGGGAATCGACCGGGAGCGGGTGCATTTCCTCGGCAAGGTGCCCTACGGAACCTTCCTCACCCTGCTGCGCGTCTCTTCGGCTCACATCTATCTGACCTATCCCTTCGTCCTGTCCTGGTCCTTCCTGGAGGCCATGGCCACCGGCTGCCTGGTGATCGGCTCCGCCACCGCCCCCGTGCAGGAGGTCATCCGCGACCGCGAGAACGGGCTTCTGGTTGATTTCTTCGACGGTGCGGCGCTCGCCGACCGGATCGACGAGGCCCTGAGCCATCCCGACCGCATGCAGGACATCCGCGAGCGGGCACGCCGGACGGTGGTGGAGAATTACGACCTGCACACCGTCACCCTGCCCCGTCACATGGCCCTGATGGACGATCTGGTTAACGGAAGGACCCCGCGATGACGGCCTGGAGCGACGGCTACAACTCGGATATCGCCTATACCCACGGCTTCTACCGCGAAATCTCGCCGGGCTACCTCAGCTACGTCTGCCTGCTGAACGGCATCCGGACGCCGCCGCTCGACCGGCCCTTCCGCTATTGCGAGCTGGGCTGCGGCCAGGGGGTGACCCTGAACATGCTGGCGGCATGCCATCCGCAAGGCCGGTTCGTCGGCATCGACTTCAATCCCCTTCACATTGCCGGCGCCCGGCGGCTGGCCGAGGAGGCGGGGCTCTCCAACGTCAGCTTCCGTGAGCAGAGCTTCCGGGACGCGGCGGCCGCGGCAGAACGGGCGGGGGAGGAGGACGGCTTCGACTTCATCACCCTGCACGGCGTCTACAGCTGGATCAGCCCGGACAACCGGCAGGCGCTTGTCGACATCCTGGCGCGGCTGCTGAAGCCGGGCGGCATCGTCTACGTCAGCTACAACGCCCAGCCAGGCTGGTCGCCGATGATGCCGCTGCAACGGCTGATGCTGGCCCATGCGGCGGCCAATCCGGGGCGCAGCGACCGCCAGTTCGATGCGGCGCTGGACTTCCTCGGCCGGCTGAACCAGGCCGGCGCCGGCTATTTCGCCGCCAACCCGGCGGCGGCCCAGCATCTTGCCACCATCGGCAACCAGGATCGCCGCTACCTGACCCATGAATATCTCAACACCCACTGGGAGCCGCTGGCCCACGCCCAGGTGGTGAAGGATCTGGAGCGGGCGAAGCTGTCCTATGGCTGCTCGGCGACGATCTCGCACAACATCGACGAGCTGGCGGTAAAGCCGGACCTGCGGGCCATCCTGGCGGAGATCGCCGACCCGGCCCTGGCGGAGACGGCCCGCGACTTCGCGATGAACCAGGTGTTCCGCCGCGACATCTTCGTCCGCGGTGCCGAGCGGATGGCCCGGCGCGAGACGGAGGAGGAGCTGCGCCGGCTGCGCTTCACCCTGCTGGTCCCGCGCGAGGCAGCCACCCTGTCCATCCCGATCCCGCTGGGGGAACTGCGCCACGATCCGTCGCTCGGCGCCATCCACGACGCGCTCGCCGCCGGTACGCCCAGCCTCGCCGAAATCGAGGCCCGGCCGGACCTCGCACGCCACGACTTCGGCACGATCTCGCGCTTCCTGTCCCTGCTGGTCTCGATCAACCATGCCGCCCCCCTGCTGCCCTCCCCGTCCGCCGAGAGCCGGGCGGCCGGTGCGCGGCTGAACCAGGCCATTGCCCGGCGCATGCTGATCGATGAGACGCTGTTCTATCTGACGGCGCCGGTGATCGGGACCGGCTTGCAGGCCGATACGCTGGAGCGGATCGTGCTGGCCGGGCTGCTGGCCGGCCAGCCGGTCGACAGCTGGGCACTCGCCGGCTTCGCGACGACGTGCCTGCAGGCGCTCGGCCGTTCCGTGCTGGACGAGAACGGCGCCCCGATCACCGAGCCGTCCCGGATGCGCGAGCGGCTCGTCGGCATCCTCTCCGCCATGCTGCCGATAAAAATGCCGGTGTGGCAGCGCGTCGGCATCATATAAGGATCGGTTTTCGCAAGCCCTCCTTCCATGAACCGCCCCTGGACTTCCGCATGAACATCCCCACCGCCGACCGCATCCGCGATGCCTTCCTGGAAACCTCCCGGAACTTCGCGGCCTTCGCCGAACAGACCGGCCCGGTGGCCGTCGCCGCCGGACTGATGATCGAAGGGTTGCGAGGCGGCGGAAAGGTGCTGTTCTGCGGCAACGGCGGCTCGGCGGCCGACAGCCAGCACCTCGCGGCTGAACTGACCGGGCGCTACCTGCACGACCGGCCGCCGCTGGCCGCCGTCGCATTGACGGTCGACAGCTCCGCCCTGACCGCCATCGCCAATGACTATTCCTATGACGAGGTCTTCGCCAGGCAGGTGCGCGCGCTGGGCCGCGCCGGCGACGTGCTGGTCGGCATCTCCACCAGCGGGAACAGCCGCAACGTGGTGGCGGCACTGGAGGCGGCCAGGGCGCTCGGCCTGCGCACGGTCGGTCTGACCGGAGCCGGCGGCGGCCGTATGGCGGAACTGTGCGACGTCTGCATCCGCGTTCCGTCGACCGACACGCCGCGCATCCAGGAAATGCACATCGCTGCAGGCCACATGCTGTGCGAGCTGGTGGAGACGGCCTTCCTGTGACGGCGGCCCCCTGCCCCTCCGGTTCGCCGCCCCCGAGGCAATGCGTGATCCTGGCCGGCGGGCTGGGCACCCGGCTCGGCGAGCGGACGCGCGACACGCCCAAACCGCTGGTGACGGTCGCCGGACGGCCCTTCCTCGATCATCTCGTCGGCAATCTCGCCCGGTTCGGCTTCGAGCGGGTGCTGCTGCTGGGCGGCTACCGCGGCGAGCGGATCGCCGGCTACTGCCACGACGCCAGCCGCTTCGGCCCCATCCTCTCCTGCCTGCTGGAACCGGAGCCGGCCGGTACCGGCGGCGCCCTTCTGCAGGCACGCGATGCGCTGGACGAGGAGTTCCTGCTGCTGAACGGCGACTCCTTCTTCGATCTGAACCTTCTCGACCTCGCCTTGCCGGGTGCCGACGAGACGGAGAACGGGGAGCGGCCCCTCGCCCGGGTGGCGCTGCGGCGGATCGCCGATGCCGGACGCTACGGCACGGTGGAACTGGCGGGCGGCCGCATCACCGCCTTCGCCGAACGTCCCGCCGGCGGCGGGGAGGCGGTCATCAACGGCGGCATCTACTGGATGCGCCGGGCGTTGCTGGAGCGGATCGCCAGTACCCCCTGCTCGCTGGAACGCGACGTGCTGCCGGGGCTGGCGGCGGACGGGCGGCTCGCCGGGCGTTGCTACGATGGAGCCTTCATCGACATCGGGATCCCCGAGGATCTGGGGCGGGCGCAGGAACTGCTGCCGCGCTGGACACGCCGGCCGGCCGCCTTCCTCGACCGCGATGGGGTGCTGAACGTCGATCACGGCTATGTCCACCACCGCGGCCATTTCGAATGGGTCGAGGGCGCCGTCGACGCGATCAAGCTGCTGAACGACCGCGGCTACTACGTCTTCCTGATCACCAACCAGTCCGGCGTCGCGCGCGGCTATTACGACGAGCAGGCGGTCCGCGCCCTGCACGGCTGGATGGGCGAGGCGATGCGGCGTCGGGGTGCCCATCTCGACGACATCCGCTACTGCCCCTACCATCCCGAGGGCACGGTCGAAGCCTACCGCCGCCCCTCCGACTGGCGAAAGCCGGCCCCCGGCATGATCCTCGACCTGATGCGGCATTGGCCGGTCGAGCCCGCCGGCAGCTTCGTCATCGGCGACACGGCCACCGACCTTCAGGCAGCGGAGGCCGCCGGCCTGCCCGGCCACCTCTTCCGCGGCGGCAGTCTGCTCCATCGGGTGCGGGAGGTTCTCGGTGGGCGCTGAAGGCTCCCCACGCGGCCGTTCCGTCAAACAACAAAGACCGCCCTCGCGGGCGGTCTTTGCCGGTGTGCCAGCCCCAGGCGGGATTAACGCTTCAGGCTAGAGTCTTAATATTATCGTTCTAGATACAGGCAAAGCAATTGCGCATTATAGCGTACGCCGTTTTATGCAGCGGAAGATCCCTCCATCGGACGTACAGGGCTTCCTGCGCGAGTCGTTAGCGTCCTGCCGCGGCGGGATGGTCGTGCGGGAGGGAGACATGCCAGCCGGAGGGCCAGATGCCGATGGTCGTTCTGGATGGATCGGCCCGCCAGTTCGCAACCTCGCTCCGCCAGTCCGGTCCGGAGAACATCCCGTTCTCCTTGGTGAAATAGGTGACGCCGTGGACCAGGAAGCCGGCCAGCAGGGCAAGGGCGAGCCCCCGGCGCCAGCGGGCGGCCAGCGGGGACATCAGGACCACCAGGACCGCCAGCCCCATGAGCGCATTCGGGGCATAGGCATAACGCCCGCCGACCAGAGGCAGGACGAGGAGCCAGGGGTCGGCTCCCAAGGCGCCGGCAAAGGATGGAACCGCGAGCGCCGCCGCCGCCGCCGTCAGCATGCGGGACACGGGGTGGCTGGCGACGACCACGGCGACCAGGCCGCCGACCCCGGCCAGCACGGCGGCGGTCCTGTAGTGCGCCATGTGGTCCTGGGCGGAGAGGAAGGCCGCGGCCATGGCGTTGGCTTGGGTCCCCAGCCACGGCAGGGCGATCAGCTTGATGCCGAAGGTGCAGATCAGGGCCTTGATCTGGAAGGAGCCGGCGCGCTGCCCCTCCAGCAGGCCGCGGGCGACCAGCCAGGCCTGGACCACGGCGCACAGCCCGATGATGGCGAGTTCCGCATAGGCGAGACGCGACGGCCGCCGCCAGGCCTTCCAGGCGAACAGGGGGGCCAGGAAGGCGCTGACCGGCCCGGTGGCGCCGGCGAGCGCCAGGAAGCCCAGGCGCAGGGGCGTCGGGATCGCGCCGGGCGAGGTCACCAGAAGGAGAGCGGCGCCCGTCGCGAAGTAGAACTGGCTGTTGATGGTGTTCAGCCAGACCTCCTCGCTCGGGACGGCGAACAGCACGACCGCCACGCCGAGCAGCCGGGCCATCGGCCGGGAAAAGGCGTCCGACACGGCGACGAACCACAGCACCGTCAACTGCACGGCCAGGGCGGCATAGACGGTGACCAGCGGCGCCAGTTCGAGCGGCACCGCCGTCGCCGCCAGGGCGGCGATCTTGTTGAAGGCCGAGAAATAGCCGACCCGCGGCGCCAGCAGGGCGTCGTACCAGCTCCCCAGCAGGGCGTCGCGGAAGTAGACCACGCCCTCCTCCGCCCAGAAGCGGCCGCCGGTCAGCACGGCGGGCGTCCTCAGGACCATCAGGATCGCGGCCGCCGCCAGCAGGAGCGGCGGCGCCGTCACATACCCTGCGGTGGCCGGTCGGGAGAGGGGCAGGCTCGTGCGGTCGGACATGGGGGACGCCGTTTTCATGGCCGCGCCGTGGCGGCGGAGTCGTTGCCGCACTGCGGCGGCGGCGGATCGGTCAGGCGTTAACATACCCGTCCGCCGGCTGCCAAGCCGGATTGCGCGGTTCCCGTGGCGGCCATTCCCCCGATCCTTGACAGGTCTGAGCCGTTCCATGTTAGTACCTGCTCCGGCTGCGGACCGCGGCCTCCCTTTTACTTCTACAATGTGCGGGCGCGATGGCTTTCAACGCCGCAGCAGATCACTCTGGCAAGGATACCCTTCCGCTAGTCGTGGACCTGGACGGGACCCTGCTGAAGACGGATCTGCTTTACGAGGCCCTGTTCCTGCTTCTTGGCGTAAAGCCTCTGGACGCCATCAGATCCGTTTTTTCACTTCGCGGCGGGAAGGCGGCCTTCAAGGCGAGCCTTGCCGACAGCGCGGTGCTGGATCTCCATTCGCTTCCGATGGACGAGGAGGTGCTGGCGCTGATCCGCAAGGCGCGGGCGGGCGGGCGGCCAGTCTATCTCGCCTCCGCCTCCGACCGCCGCTATGTCGAGGCGCTCGCCGCGCATGTCGGGCTGTTCGACGGGATCTTCGCGTCCGACGGGGCGGTCAATCTCGGCGGCAGCGCCAAGGCCAAGGTCCTGACCGAGGCCTTCGGCGCGGGCGGCTACGACTATATCGGGAACGACACGGTCGATCTGCCGGTGTGGTCCTCGGCCCGGACGGCCTATGTCGCCGATCCGCGCCCCGGCCTGCTGAAGGCCGCCCGGCAGGTGGCGCAGGACGTCCGGCCGCTGACCCCGCGCCCGCGCAACCTCGGCCACTATCTGCGCGCCGTGCGGGTGCATCAGTGGCTCAAGAACCTGCTGATCCTGGTGCCCGGCCTCGCGGCGCACGTCACCGATCCGGCCGCCTACGGCGTCGCGCTGCTGG
The Azospirillum thermophilum genome window above contains:
- a CDS encoding class I SAM-dependent methyltransferase, encoding MRKTVLNVGCGPRGTSAIGPLFPAETWQEVRLDIDPGVGPDVVASMTDMSPIPDGSMDAVWSSHNLEHLHAHEVPGALGEFLRVLRPGGMLMLFVPDLQAIAQIVAEDRLDDPLYMSSVGPVSPLDIIFGFGAAIAAGNHFMAHRTGFTPKVLGRVLQEAGFEPVAIWRRAIAYELQVKAFRPPAPARVMEVIGLGPDAAG
- a CDS encoding glycosyltransferase family 4 protein, whose translation is MNYLFVHQNFPGQYQHIVQHLAAQPGNRVVFISQENPVQIPNVERVVYQPFRTPRPTTHHYIQELEQAVVFGQSVFEACRKLKNDGFRPDIMIGHNGWGETLYMKDVWPDVPLLAYFEFFYHLHGADIGFDPSLPVTPNDGPRVRTKNVINTLGFAAADWGQAPTRWQWSLYPDYMRARISVIHEGVDTAIVRPEPEAWIRLPNGTTLTPRDEVITYVARNLEPYRGFHVFMRALPGILKRRPRAQVLIVGGDEVSYGQQAPDGRSFREIMLEEVGRGIDRERVHFLGKVPYGTFLTLLRVSSAHIYLTYPFVLSWSFLEAMATGCLVIGSATAPVQEVIRDRENGLLVDFFDGAALADRIDEALSHPDRMQDIRERARRTVVENYDLHTVTLPRHMALMDDLVNGRTPR
- a CDS encoding class I SAM-dependent methyltransferase, coding for MTAWSDGYNSDIAYTHGFYREISPGYLSYVCLLNGIRTPPLDRPFRYCELGCGQGVTLNMLAACHPQGRFVGIDFNPLHIAGARRLAEEAGLSNVSFREQSFRDAAAAAERAGEEDGFDFITLHGVYSWISPDNRQALVDILARLLKPGGIVYVSYNAQPGWSPMMPLQRLMLAHAAANPGRSDRQFDAALDFLGRLNQAGAGYFAANPAAAQHLATIGNQDRRYLTHEYLNTHWEPLAHAQVVKDLERAKLSYGCSATISHNIDELAVKPDLRAILAEIADPALAETARDFAMNQVFRRDIFVRGAERMARRETEEELRRLRFTLLVPREAATLSIPIPLGELRHDPSLGAIHDALAAGTPSLAEIEARPDLARHDFGTISRFLSLLVSINHAAPLLPSPSAESRAAGARLNQAIARRMLIDETLFYLTAPVIGTGLQADTLERIVLAGLLAGQPVDSWALAGFATTCLQALGRSVLDENGAPITEPSRMRERLVGILSAMLPIKMPVWQRVGII
- the gmhA gene encoding D-sedoheptulose 7-phosphate isomerase; translation: MNIPTADRIRDAFLETSRNFAAFAEQTGPVAVAAGLMIEGLRGGGKVLFCGNGGSAADSQHLAAELTGRYLHDRPPLAAVALTVDSSALTAIANDYSYDEVFARQVRALGRAGDVLVGISTSGNSRNVVAALEAARALGLRTVGLTGAGGGRMAELCDVCIRVPSTDTPRIQEMHIAAGHMLCELVETAFL
- a CDS encoding HAD-IIIA family hydrolase, whose translation is MILAGGLGTRLGERTRDTPKPLVTVAGRPFLDHLVGNLARFGFERVLLLGGYRGERIAGYCHDASRFGPILSCLLEPEPAGTGGALLQARDALDEEFLLLNGDSFFDLNLLDLALPGADETENGERPLARVALRRIADAGRYGTVELAGGRITAFAERPAGGGEAVINGGIYWMRRALLERIASTPCSLERDVLPGLAADGRLAGRCYDGAFIDIGIPEDLGRAQELLPRWTRRPAAFLDRDGVLNVDHGYVHHRGHFEWVEGAVDAIKLLNDRGYYVFLITNQSGVARGYYDEQAVRALHGWMGEAMRRRGAHLDDIRYCPYHPEGTVEAYRRPSDWRKPAPGMILDLMRHWPVEPAGSFVIGDTATDLQAAEAAGLPGHLFRGGSLLHRVREVLGGR